In one Umezawaea sp. Da 62-37 genomic region, the following are encoded:
- a CDS encoding serine/threonine-protein kinase, giving the protein MTEETFGPYRIGELLGRGGMGEVHRAYDTAHDRVVALKRLSAQYHSDDDFRARFRSESKIVARLREPHVIPIHAYGEIDGRLYIDMRLVEGQDLTRMLEHGPLEPRRAVRIVEQVASALDAAHEDGLVHRDVKPSNILVGAGDFVYLVDFGIARSASPAGTRHTASGDIVGTLDYMAPERFGGGPVDGRVDVYALACVLFAAVAGRRPFLADTTAAQIWAHMQEPPPRASLSNPAVPPALDDVIAKGMAKDPAWRYPTAGALAAAADAALAAPRPVFAPPPPVPRPMPLAPTPRPPVVSPESPWQKRAGVLGAVVAVLVIAAIVVTVALTRSDDQLGAGGRSSTSEAGTTARSETTTTAPSSSTPETTTTTAPGPDPKVAALLDVLPSAYKGNPTCVGVDTAAGAVASVACTAANRASGYFPPPEKAVFHRFADRAAQDAFFLELVNGNNIPRDDSQGGCRPLVRSQHYSTYNRSESAPLEGEFTTCFVEDGLGQVWWVDSKTLVIGSLFSSGATGNDDLDKLGYWWNEVVLTPDN; this is encoded by the coding sequence ATGACCGAGGAGACCTTCGGGCCTTATCGGATCGGCGAGCTGCTCGGTCGCGGGGGCATGGGCGAGGTGCACCGCGCCTACGACACCGCGCACGACCGGGTCGTGGCGCTCAAGAGGCTGTCCGCCCAGTACCACTCCGACGACGACTTCCGCGCCCGCTTCCGCAGCGAGTCCAAGATCGTGGCCCGGCTGCGCGAGCCGCACGTCATCCCCATCCACGCGTACGGCGAGATCGACGGCAGGCTCTACATCGACATGAGGCTGGTCGAGGGCCAGGACCTCACCAGGATGCTCGAGCACGGCCCGCTGGAGCCGCGCCGGGCGGTGCGGATCGTCGAGCAGGTGGCGAGCGCGCTCGACGCCGCCCACGAGGACGGCCTGGTGCACCGCGACGTCAAGCCGTCGAACATCCTGGTCGGCGCGGGCGACTTCGTGTACCTCGTCGACTTCGGCATCGCCCGCAGCGCCTCGCCCGCGGGCACCCGCCACACCGCGTCCGGCGACATCGTCGGCACCCTGGACTACATGGCGCCCGAGCGCTTCGGCGGCGGTCCGGTCGATGGTCGCGTCGACGTGTACGCGCTAGCCTGCGTGCTGTTCGCGGCCGTCGCCGGCCGCCGCCCGTTCCTCGCCGACACGACCGCCGCGCAGATCTGGGCGCACATGCAGGAACCGCCGCCCAGGGCGTCGCTGTCGAACCCGGCCGTCCCGCCCGCGCTGGACGACGTGATCGCCAAGGGCATGGCCAAGGACCCCGCTTGGCGCTACCCGACCGCGGGCGCCCTGGCGGCGGCCGCCGATGCCGCGCTGGCGGCGCCCCGGCCGGTCTTCGCGCCACCGCCTCCGGTCCCGCGGCCGATGCCCCTGGCGCCGACACCTCGACCGCCGGTCGTCTCCCCGGAGTCGCCGTGGCAGAAGCGGGCGGGTGTCCTCGGCGCCGTCGTCGCCGTGCTGGTGATCGCGGCGATCGTGGTGACCGTGGCGCTCACCCGGTCCGACGACCAACTCGGCGCGGGTGGCCGGTCGTCCACTTCGGAGGCCGGCACGACGGCCAGGTCGGAGACCACCACGACCGCGCCCTCGTCGTCGACTCCCGAGACCACCACGACGACCGCGCCCGGCCCGGACCCGAAGGTCGCGGCCCTGCTGGACGTGCTGCCCTCGGCTTACAAGGGCAACCCGACGTGCGTCGGCGTCGACACCGCGGCCGGAGCCGTCGCGTCGGTCGCCTGCACCGCGGCGAACCGCGCCAGCGGGTACTTCCCGCCGCCGGAGAAAGCCGTGTTCCACCGGTTCGCCGACCGCGCCGCCCAGGACGCGTTCTTCCTGGAACTGGTCAACGGCAACAACATCCCGCGCGACGACAGCCAGGGCGGGTGCCGCCCGCTCGTCCGGAGCCAGCACTACTCGACCTACAACCGGAGCGAGAGCGCGCCGCTGGAAGGGGAGTTCACCACCTGCTTCGTCGAGGACGGCCTCGGGCAGGTGTGGTGGGTGGACAGCAAGACCCTGGTGATCGGTTCGCTGTTCTCGTCCGGGGCGACCGGCAACGACGACCTGGACAAGCTCGGCTACTGGTGGAACGAGGTGGTCCTCACCCCCGACAACTGA
- a CDS encoding DUF1684 domain-containing protein → MSTEQFVHDWRDWKTAREEDLAAPHGWLALVSLDWLDDAPRRYTGIPGLWWQDAEAAYLDPEDAELSHEGERVVGVRRFELVNSGAGTRVSAGDVEIEIARRSGYLIRVHDPKAPVLHDFHGVPAYEPAADWVLTGVFEPFDEPRPTTVGAVVAGLSHVYTAPGVVRFDHDGAEHVLTAFNGKSDGLSILFTDATSGVTTYAANRSLSVPAPDADGRVVLDFNRAVNLPCAFTDFATCPLPPAGNRLGFAVEAGEKLPHERES, encoded by the coding sequence ATGAGCACCGAGCAGTTCGTGCACGACTGGCGGGACTGGAAGACCGCGCGCGAGGAGGACCTGGCCGCACCGCACGGGTGGCTGGCACTGGTGTCGCTGGACTGGCTGGACGACGCGCCCCGGCGCTACACCGGCATCCCCGGCCTGTGGTGGCAGGACGCGGAGGCCGCCTACCTCGACCCGGAGGACGCCGAACTGTCCCACGAGGGCGAGCGCGTCGTCGGCGTCCGGCGGTTCGAGCTGGTCAACAGCGGCGCGGGCACCAGGGTGTCGGCCGGTGACGTGGAGATCGAGATCGCCCGCCGCTCCGGCTACCTGATCCGGGTGCACGACCCGAAAGCCCCGGTGCTGCACGACTTCCACGGCGTGCCCGCCTACGAGCCCGCCGCGGACTGGGTGCTGACCGGGGTGTTCGAGCCGTTCGACGAGCCCCGCCCCACCACGGTCGGCGCGGTGGTGGCCGGGCTGAGCCACGTCTACACCGCCCCCGGCGTCGTGCGGTTCGACCACGACGGCGCCGAGCACGTGCTGACCGCGTTCAACGGGAAGTCCGACGGGCTGAGCATCCTGTTCACCGACGCCACCAGCGGCGTGACGACCTACGCGGCGAACCGCTCGCTCAGCGTCCCGGCGCCGGACGCGGACGGCCGGGTGGTGCTGGACTTCAACCGCGCGGTCAACCTGCCGTGCGCGTTCACCGACTTCGCCACCTGCCCGTTGCCGCCTGCGGGCAACCGGCTCGGGTTCGCGGTCGAGGCGGGGGAGAAGCTGCCGCACGAGCGGGAGTCCTGA
- a CDS encoding FAD-linked oxidase C-terminal domain-containing protein: MDELVGLLPPGRVLVDPDVLRSYRHDEAEWAPHGTPSAVVRPRTAEEVQIVVRHCVRHGVPVVPRGAGTGLSGGANAVEGCVVIALDGMSAIKEIDPLEKLAVVEPGVVNDDLRAACAERDLWYPPDPASSPWSTIGGNVATNAGGLCCVKYGVTGDYVLGLQVVTGTGELVRLGRRTAKGVAGYDLTSLLVGSEGTLGVITEITVRLRPRREPERTVAGYFPSVVAAGRAVEAVAAAGLTPSALELVDRHCLAAVDEWKNMGLSADADTVLLGRTDAPGAAGEAEADAMLACFDAAGATWSARSSDQEEADALFAARRLAYPALERLGPVLTEDICVPVGRVAEMLGRIQDIGVRHDTRIANIAHAGDGNLHPLLLTAPGDEDGKRRAQAAFDDIVREALALGGTVTGEHGVGLLKRDGLRDELGPAVLDMHRAVRDALDPHRILNPGKVFTTDKEST; encoded by the coding sequence GTGGACGAACTGGTCGGGCTGCTGCCGCCGGGACGCGTGCTGGTCGATCCGGACGTGCTGCGCTCCTACCGCCACGACGAGGCCGAGTGGGCCCCGCACGGGACGCCCTCGGCCGTCGTGCGGCCGCGCACCGCGGAGGAGGTGCAGATCGTCGTCCGGCACTGCGTCCGGCACGGCGTCCCGGTGGTTCCGCGCGGCGCGGGCACCGGCTTGTCGGGCGGCGCGAACGCGGTCGAGGGCTGCGTCGTGATCGCCCTCGACGGCATGAGCGCGATCAAGGAGATCGACCCGCTGGAGAAGCTCGCGGTCGTCGAACCCGGTGTGGTCAACGACGACCTGCGCGCGGCCTGCGCCGAACGGGACCTCTGGTACCCGCCGGACCCGGCCAGCTCGCCGTGGTCGACCATCGGCGGCAACGTCGCCACCAACGCGGGCGGCCTGTGCTGCGTGAAGTACGGCGTCACCGGCGACTACGTGCTCGGCCTCCAGGTGGTGACCGGTACCGGTGAACTGGTGCGGCTCGGCCGCCGCACCGCCAAGGGCGTCGCGGGCTACGACCTCACGTCGCTGCTGGTCGGCTCCGAGGGCACGCTCGGCGTCATCACCGAGATCACCGTCCGCCTGCGGCCGCGCCGCGAGCCCGAGCGGACCGTCGCCGGGTACTTCCCGTCGGTCGTCGCCGCGGGCCGCGCCGTGGAGGCGGTCGCCGCCGCCGGGCTCACGCCGTCCGCGCTCGAACTGGTCGACCGGCACTGCCTGGCCGCCGTCGACGAGTGGAAGAACATGGGGCTCTCCGCCGACGCGGACACCGTGCTGCTGGGCCGCACCGACGCCCCCGGCGCGGCGGGGGAGGCCGAGGCGGACGCGATGCTCGCCTGCTTCGACGCCGCGGGCGCCACGTGGAGCGCCCGGTCGTCCGACCAGGAGGAGGCCGACGCGCTGTTCGCCGCGCGTCGGCTGGCCTACCCGGCGCTGGAACGCCTCGGGCCGGTGCTCACCGAGGACATCTGCGTCCCCGTCGGCCGGGTCGCGGAGATGCTCGGCCGCATCCAGGACATCGGCGTCCGGCACGACACCCGGATCGCCAACATCGCGCACGCGGGCGACGGCAACCTGCACCCGCTGCTCCTCACCGCTCCCGGTGACGAGGACGGGAAGCGCCGCGCGCAGGCCGCGTTCGACGACATCGTCCGCGAGGCGCTCGCCCTCGGTGGCACGGTCACCGGCGAGCACGGCGTCGGCCTGCTCAAGCGCGACGGCCTCCGCGACGAGCTCGGACCCGCCGTGCTGGACATGCACCGCGCGGTGCGCGACGCGCTCGACCCCCACCGCATCCTCAACCCCGGCAAGGTCTTCACCACCGACAAGGAGTCCACATGA
- a CDS encoding CDGSH iron-sulfur domain-containing protein: MDRSAESRATITSYEDGPLLVRGDFELRTQSGQVIDGGRGTVALCRCGLSAIKPLCDGTHKVGGFHASGGDRER; this comes from the coding sequence GTGGACAGATCAGCGGAAAGTCGCGCCACCATCACGTCCTATGAGGACGGACCACTGCTCGTGCGGGGCGATTTCGAACTGCGCACCCAGTCGGGGCAGGTCATCGACGGCGGCCGCGGCACGGTGGCCCTGTGCCGTTGCGGACTCTCCGCGATCAAACCCCTGTGCGACGGAACCCACAAGGTCGGCGGCTTCCACGCCTCCGGCGGAGATCGTGAACGTTGA
- a CDS encoding ATP-binding protein — MDLRRYETPPLAELRAHIRQMLVAEGPECVEDVELLTTELVTNAYDHGVHPLSTRLWRPENSKVIRLEVDDSDSSHLPVIGVSRFGVNRGRGLVMVDHLAQRWGSRVRTWGKTIWAEVAAPGVTPA; from the coding sequence GTGGATTTGCGGCGCTACGAGACCCCTCCGCTGGCTGAACTGCGCGCCCACATCCGCCAGATGCTGGTCGCGGAGGGCCCGGAGTGCGTCGAGGACGTGGAGCTGCTCACCACGGAACTCGTCACCAACGCCTACGACCACGGGGTGCATCCCCTGTCCACCCGCCTGTGGCGGCCCGAGAACAGCAAGGTGATCCGGTTGGAGGTCGACGACTCCGACTCCTCCCACCTGCCCGTGATCGGTGTGTCGAGGTTCGGCGTCAACCGCGGCCGCGGGCTGGTGATGGTGGACCACCTCGCCCAGCGATGGGGGAGCAGGGTCAGGACGTGGGGGAAGACGATCTGGGCCGAGGTGGCGGCGCCGGGCGTGACGCCCGCCTGA
- a CDS encoding FAD-dependent oxidoreductase: MPAVEVDVVVVGGGAMGSAAAWQLARRGVDVLLLERFERGHTRGASHGASRIFRVSYAEPVYIGLAHEALAWWRELESDSGRDLLALTGGVAHGRTSRLDGLFEALRAAGNPGRWLDPAEAVERWPGLRFDGKVFFHPVAGRLHADDSVSALQAAAAGLGATVRHDTPVSEIVVRGDNRVEVRTATGTYRARRVVVAAGAWAAKLLDGLVPLPALRVTQEQPAHFRAPGGEAGWPSFTHDLEERDLYPSGVYGLATPGEGIKVGFHGTGPVVDPDRRDFRPEPAQLLALRRYAREWLPGVDPDDFTPISCTYTTTESSDFVLDRVGPVVVAAGFSGHGFKFTPAIGRVLADLVLTGDRPDARFALPAR, encoded by the coding sequence ATGCCGGCGGTGGAAGTCGACGTGGTCGTCGTCGGTGGTGGCGCGATGGGGTCCGCCGCGGCGTGGCAGCTCGCGCGGCGAGGTGTCGACGTGCTGCTGCTGGAGAGGTTCGAGCGGGGGCACACGCGGGGGGCGTCGCACGGCGCGTCCCGCATCTTCCGCGTCTCCTACGCCGAACCCGTCTACATAGGACTGGCGCACGAGGCGCTGGCGTGGTGGCGGGAACTGGAGTCCGACTCCGGTCGTGACCTCCTCGCACTCACCGGTGGTGTCGCACATGGACGGACGTCGCGGCTCGACGGGCTCTTCGAGGCGCTGCGGGCGGCCGGGAACCCCGGTCGGTGGCTGGACCCGGCCGAAGCGGTCGAGCGCTGGCCTGGTCTGCGCTTCGACGGCAAGGTGTTCTTCCACCCGGTCGCCGGACGGCTGCACGCCGACGACTCGGTGTCCGCCCTCCAGGCCGCGGCCGCCGGGCTCGGCGCGACCGTGCGGCACGACACCCCGGTGTCGGAGATCGTGGTGCGCGGCGACAACCGCGTCGAGGTGCGCACCGCGACCGGCACCTACCGCGCGCGCCGGGTCGTCGTCGCGGCCGGGGCGTGGGCGGCGAAGCTGCTCGACGGGCTGGTGCCGCTCCCCGCGCTGCGCGTGACGCAGGAGCAGCCCGCGCACTTCCGGGCGCCGGGCGGCGAGGCGGGCTGGCCGTCGTTCACCCACGACCTGGAGGAACGCGACCTGTACCCCAGCGGCGTGTACGGGCTGGCCACGCCCGGCGAGGGGATCAAGGTCGGGTTCCACGGCACCGGCCCGGTGGTCGACCCGGACCGCCGCGACTTCCGGCCGGAACCGGCGCAGCTGCTCGCGTTGCGCCGGTACGCGCGGGAGTGGCTGCCCGGCGTCGACCCGGACGACTTCACGCCGATCAGCTGCACCTACACCACGACGGAGTCGTCGGACTTCGTGCTCGACCGCGTCGGCCCGGTCGTGGTGGCCGCCGGGTTCTCCGGCCACGGCTTCAAGTTCACCCCGGCCATCGGCCGCGTGCTCGCCGACCTCGTGCTGACCGGCGACCGCCCGGACGCCCGTTTCGCGCTGCCCGCCCGGTAG
- a CDS encoding SDR family oxidoreductase produces MAGVVVVTGAGSGVGRAVARTLLEAGYRVVLAGRKPDALAGTATGDDVLAVPTDITVEESVTALFDTVRDHWGRVDVLFNNAGTNVRATPVEDFSLSQWSEVVDTNLTGTFLCAREAFRIMRDQDPQGGRIINNGSVSAHAPRPDAIAYNATKHAVTGITKSLSLEGRRYRIACGQIDIGNATTPLTERMATGVLQADFTTAPEPTMDVAAVADAVRYMAGLPLDANVQFMTVMATNMPLIGRG; encoded by the coding sequence GTGGCCGGTGTCGTGGTGGTGACGGGCGCGGGGTCCGGGGTCGGCAGGGCGGTGGCGCGGACCCTGCTGGAGGCCGGCTACCGGGTGGTGCTCGCGGGCCGCAAGCCCGACGCGCTGGCCGGGACGGCGACCGGTGACGACGTCCTCGCCGTGCCGACCGACATCACCGTCGAGGAGTCGGTGACCGCGCTGTTCGACACCGTGCGCGACCACTGGGGCCGGGTCGACGTGCTGTTCAACAACGCGGGCACCAACGTCCGCGCCACCCCCGTCGAGGACTTCTCCCTCAGCCAGTGGTCCGAGGTCGTCGACACCAACCTGACCGGCACGTTCCTCTGCGCCCGCGAGGCGTTCCGGATCATGCGCGACCAGGACCCGCAGGGCGGCCGGATCATCAACAACGGCTCCGTGTCCGCCCACGCCCCGCGTCCGGACGCCATCGCCTACAACGCGACCAAGCACGCCGTCACCGGGATCACGAAGTCGCTGTCGCTGGAGGGCCGCCGCTACCGCATCGCGTGCGGGCAGATCGACATCGGCAACGCGACGACCCCGCTCACCGAGCGGATGGCCACGGGGGTGCTGCAAGCCGACTTCACCACCGCCCCGGAGCCCACCATGGACGTCGCCGCCGTCGCCGACGCGGTCCGCTACATGGCGGGCCTGCCCCTTGACGCGAACGTGCAGTTCATGACCGTCATGGCCACGAACATGCCTCTCATCGGGCGGGGTTAG
- a CDS encoding PPOX class F420-dependent oxidoreductase, protein MTTTLDVLARERYVSLTTYRKSGVGVSTPVWHAVDGGELFIWTSPDSGKVKRIRNNGTVALSPCDRRGRVAQGAPTVRGTARLLDSADTAEARALLASKYLLVRIAEWSTRILGRPKRSGIAIAVRC, encoded by the coding sequence GTGACGACGACACTCGACGTGCTCGCCCGTGAGCGCTACGTCAGCCTCACCACCTACCGGAAGTCCGGCGTGGGCGTGTCGACGCCCGTGTGGCACGCGGTGGACGGCGGTGAGCTGTTCATCTGGACCTCCCCGGACAGCGGGAAGGTCAAGCGGATCAGGAACAACGGCACCGTCGCCCTGTCGCCGTGCGACCGGCGCGGACGCGTCGCCCAGGGCGCGCCGACCGTGCGCGGCACGGCCCGGCTGCTCGACTCCGCGGACACCGCCGAGGCGCGGGCGCTGCTGGCGAGCAAGTACCTCCTGGTGCGGATCGCGGAGTGGTCCACCAGGATCCTGGGCAGGCCGAAGCGGTCCGGGATCGCCATCGCGGTGCGCTGCTGA
- a CDS encoding patatin-like phospholipase family protein — MLIVAVDAGTGHERVFDADSGVELVDAVAASCAVPVVWPPVTVDGARYVDGGVRSTENADLATGHEVVLVLQAMRVEELDALAGQVDGLRREGASVLVVATDDASAAAIGPNPLDPATREPSARAGREQGLRIAAEVAAFWG; from the coding sequence GTGCTGATCGTCGCCGTGGACGCCGGGACCGGGCACGAGCGCGTGTTCGACGCCGACAGCGGTGTGGAACTGGTCGACGCCGTCGCGGCCAGCTGCGCGGTGCCGGTGGTCTGGCCCCCGGTCACCGTCGACGGCGCCCGCTACGTCGACGGCGGGGTGCGCAGCACGGAGAACGCCGACCTCGCCACCGGGCACGAGGTCGTCCTGGTGCTCCAGGCGATGCGGGTGGAGGAGCTGGACGCCCTCGCCGGGCAGGTCGACGGGCTGCGCCGGGAGGGCGCGTCCGTCCTGGTGGTCGCCACGGACGACGCGAGCGCGGCCGCGATCGGCCCGAACCCGCTGGACCCCGCCACCAGGGAGCCCAGCGCCCGCGCGGGCCGGGAGCAGGGCCTGCGGATCGCGGCGGAGGTCGCCGCGTTCTGGGGGTGA
- a CDS encoding carboxylesterase family protein: MTVVRIGEGALRGRHSDGVHAFRDIPYAHADRFGLPTVAVLTGERDAGEYGPTAPQGSTRIPGVDLEAIVGPGWVRGEDYLTANVWTPDPGASGLPVMVFVHGGSFTGGSGTTLGYDGGAFARDGVVLVTVNYRLGVIGFGSLPGVPENRGLHDQLAALRWVRANIAAFGGDPDNVTVFGESAGALSVCDLLAVMPPGLVRRAVSESGGGSHLLTPAQAAVTTRAVAEVLGVPATAAAFAEVSEADLVDALAKVTAQQPNLAVDGLADPLMGLSPIGPVLDGDLFRHQPVDSVREGAAAGVDLLIGHNAEEMNLYLVGLGAAMPEVTPELLGFAVSRLHPEPDAVIGAYRAAGRGRTPGELLSAIGTDYMFGVPTARMADAHAPHAAGTWRYEFAWRSPAFGGRLGACHGLELPFVFDAVDRVDFGVLGVTATDETRALAAEVHRAWVRFARDGDPGWPRYTPENAVVRRIDTEWTLIDGADAGETAVWEGIR, translated from the coding sequence ATGACCGTCGTGCGCATCGGCGAGGGCGCGCTGCGCGGCCGCCACAGCGATGGCGTCCACGCGTTCCGCGACATCCCCTACGCCCACGCCGACCGGTTCGGGCTGCCGACGGTCGCGGTGCTGACCGGCGAACGCGACGCGGGGGAGTACGGCCCCACCGCGCCGCAGGGCAGCACCCGGATCCCCGGCGTCGACCTGGAGGCCATCGTCGGGCCCGGCTGGGTGCGCGGCGAGGACTACCTGACCGCGAACGTGTGGACGCCCGACCCCGGCGCGTCCGGGCTGCCCGTGATGGTGTTCGTGCACGGCGGCTCGTTCACCGGCGGCTCCGGCACCACCCTCGGCTACGACGGCGGCGCGTTCGCCCGCGACGGCGTGGTGCTGGTGACGGTGAACTACCGGCTCGGCGTCATCGGGTTCGGGTCGCTGCCGGGCGTGCCGGAGAACCGCGGCCTGCACGACCAGCTGGCCGCGTTGCGGTGGGTGCGGGCCAACATCGCCGCGTTCGGCGGCGACCCGGACAACGTCACGGTGTTCGGCGAGTCCGCGGGCGCGCTCAGCGTGTGCGACCTGCTGGCGGTCATGCCGCCGGGGCTGGTCCGCCGCGCGGTCAGCGAGAGCGGCGGCGGGTCGCACCTGCTCACCCCGGCGCAGGCCGCCGTGACCACCCGCGCGGTCGCCGAGGTGCTCGGTGTCCCGGCCACCGCGGCGGCGTTCGCGGAGGTGTCCGAGGCCGATCTCGTCGACGCGCTGGCGAAGGTCACCGCCCAGCAGCCGAACCTGGCCGTCGACGGCCTGGCCGACCCGCTGATGGGGCTGTCCCCGATCGGCCCGGTGCTCGACGGCGACCTGTTCCGCCACCAGCCCGTGGACTCGGTCCGCGAGGGCGCGGCGGCGGGCGTCGACCTGCTGATCGGCCACAACGCGGAGGAGATGAACCTCTACCTCGTCGGCCTCGGCGCCGCCATGCCGGAGGTGACCCCGGAACTGCTCGGCTTCGCCGTCTCCCGCCTGCACCCGGAGCCGGACGCGGTGATCGGGGCCTACCGGGCCGCGGGCCGCGGCCGGACCCCCGGCGAGCTGCTGTCCGCGATCGGCACCGACTACATGTTCGGCGTGCCCACCGCGCGCATGGCCGACGCCCACGCCCCGCACGCCGCCGGGACGTGGCGCTACGAGTTCGCCTGGCGCTCGCCCGCGTTCGGCGGCAGGCTCGGCGCCTGCCACGGCCTGGAGCTGCCGTTCGTGTTCGACGCCGTGGACCGCGTCGACTTCGGCGTCCTGGGCGTCACGGCGACCGACGAGACCCGCGCGCTCGCCGCCGAGGTCCACCGGGCGTGGGTGCGCTTCGCCCGCGACGGCGACCCCGGCTGGCCGCGCTACACGCCCGAGAACGCCGTGGTGCGGAGGATCGACACCGAGTGGACGCTGATCGACGGGGCCGACGCCGGGGAAACCGCCGTGTGGGAGGGCATTCGCTGA
- a CDS encoding iron-containing redox enzyme family protein translates to MRLPRPRGPVSATVIDALGHPCPHPLAVPAVDTPAAGIVHDEDLQLALWTCYEMHYRGFDGVDDAWEWEPSLIAVRGALEERWLAGLRLLAPPVEVEPDAVPSALAALVAADDGPSLAGFLQRKATLEQFREFVAQRSVYHLKEADPHSWAIPRLEGSAKAALIEIQTDEYGGGRVERMHSELFRDVMRALDLDDTYGHYVDQAPAVTLAVTNTISLFGLRRNLGGALIGHLAAFEMTSSLPNRRYGNGLRRLGGDATATRFYDEHVEADAVHEQIAAHDLCGGYARQHPEAASDILFGAAACLAVEAEFGRYLLERWESSPAPLSRTA, encoded by the coding sequence ATGCGTCTGCCCCGACCCCGCGGACCGGTCAGTGCGACGGTGATCGACGCGCTCGGGCACCCGTGCCCGCACCCCCTCGCGGTCCCCGCGGTGGACACCCCCGCGGCCGGGATCGTGCACGACGAAGACCTCCAGCTGGCGCTGTGGACCTGTTACGAGATGCACTACCGCGGCTTCGACGGCGTCGATGACGCCTGGGAGTGGGAGCCGTCGCTGATCGCCGTGCGCGGGGCCCTGGAGGAGCGGTGGCTGGCCGGGCTGCGGCTGCTGGCTCCCCCGGTCGAGGTGGAGCCCGACGCCGTGCCCTCGGCGCTGGCCGCGCTGGTGGCCGCCGACGACGGCCCCTCGCTGGCCGGCTTCCTCCAGCGCAAGGCGACGCTGGAGCAGTTCCGCGAGTTCGTGGCGCAGCGGTCGGTCTACCACCTCAAGGAGGCCGACCCGCACTCCTGGGCCATCCCGCGGCTGGAGGGCTCGGCGAAGGCCGCGCTGATCGAGATCCAGACCGACGAGTACGGCGGCGGCCGCGTGGAGCGCATGCACTCGGAGCTGTTCCGCGACGTCATGCGCGCGCTCGACCTGGACGACACCTACGGCCACTACGTCGACCAGGCGCCCGCGGTGACGCTCGCCGTGACGAACACCATCTCGCTGTTCGGCCTGCGCCGGAACCTCGGCGGCGCGCTGATCGGCCACCTGGCCGCGTTCGAGATGACGTCCTCGCTGCCGAACCGCCGCTACGGCAACGGATTGCGCCGCCTCGGCGGTGACGCGACCGCGACCCGGTTCTACGACGAGCACGTCGAGGCCGACGCCGTGCACGAGCAGATCGCCGCCCACGACCTGTGCGGCGGTTACGCGCGCCAGCACCCGGAAGCGGCCTCCGACATCCTGTTCGGAGCGGCCGCCTGCCTCGCCGTCGAGGCGGAGTTCGGCCGGTACCTGTTGGAGCGCTGGGAAAGCTCCCCGGCCCCGCTGTCGCGCACGGCGTGA